From a region of the Balaenoptera ricei isolate mBalRic1 chromosome 11, mBalRic1.hap2, whole genome shotgun sequence genome:
- the RXRB gene encoding retinoic acid receptor RXR-beta isoform X1, with protein MSWAARPPFLPQRHAAGQCGPVGVRKEMHCGVASRWRRRRPWLDPAAAAAAAVAAGEQQTPEPEPGEAGRDGMGDSGRDSRSPDSSSPNPLPQGAAPPSPPGPPLPPSAAASLGGSGAPPPPPMPPPPLGSPFPVISSSMGSPGLPPPAPPGFSGPVSSPQINSTVSLPGGGSGPPEDVKPPVLGVRGLHCPPPPGGPGAGKRLCAICGDRSSGKHYGVYSCEGCKGFFKRTIRKDLTYSCRDNKDCTVDKRQRNRCQYCRYQKCLATGMKREAVQEERQRGKDKDGDGEGAGGAPEEMPVDRILEAELAVEQKSDQGVEGPGGTAGSGSSPNDPVTNICQAADKQLFTLVEWAKRIPHFSSLPLDDQVILLRAGWNELLIASFSHRSIDVRDGILLATGLHVHRNSAHSAGVGAIFDRSLSRVLTELVSKMRDMRMDKTELGCLRAIILFNPGKRRITPVSQDQGSLGASSSSETPKLPSYPPQPRNLTADQEEPTSADNIPFATPSLKPIVPCFPCQASGEGRVGGAQEGHRVGHTSTFVLI; from the exons ATGTCTTGGGCTGCTCGCCCGCCCTTCCTCCCCCAGCGGCATGCCGCAGGGCAGTGTGGGCCGGTGGGGGTGCGAAAAGAAATGCATTGTGGGGTCGCGTCCCGGTGGCGGCGGCGACGGCCCTGGCTGGATCCcgcagcagcagcggcggcggcggtggcagcCGGAGAACAACAAACCCCGGAGCCGGAGCCGGGGGAGGCTGGACGGGACGGGATGGGCGACAGCGGGCGGG ACTCCCGAAGCCCAGACAGTTCCTCTCCAAATCCCCTTCCCCAGGGGGccgctcccccttctcctccgGGGCCACCCTTACCCCCTTCAGCAGCTGCATCCCTTGGAGGCTCTGgggctccacccccacccccgatgCCACCCCCGCCACTGGGCTCCCCCTTCCCGGTCATCAGCTCTTCCATGGGGTCCCCTGGTCTGCCCCCTCCAGCTCCCCCAGGATTCTCCGGGCCTGTCAGCAGTCCCCAG ATTAACTCAACAGTGTCGCTCCCTGGGGGTGGGTCTGGCCCCCCTGAAGATGTGAAGCCACCAGTCTTAGGGGTCCGGGGCCTGCACTGTCCACCCCCTCCAGGTGGCCCTGGGGCTGGCAAACGTCTATGTGCAATCTGCGGGGACCGAAGCTCAG GCAAACACTACGGGGTTTACAGCTGTGAGGGCTGCAAAGGCTTCTTCAAGCGCACCATCCGTAAGGACCTGACCTACTCGTGCCGGGACAACAAGGACTGCACGGTGGACAAGCGCCAGCGGAACCGCTGTCAGTACTGCCGCTATCAGAAGTGCCTGGCCACAGGCATGAAGAGGGAGG CGGTACAGGAGGAGCGTCAGCGGGGAAAGGAcaaggatggggatggggagggggctgggggagccccCGAGGAGATGCCTGTGGACAGGATCCTGGAGGCAGAGCTTGCTGTGGAGCAGAAGAGTGACCAGGGCGTTGAGGGTCCTGGGGGAACCGCGGGTAGCGGCAGCAGC ccAAATGACCCTGTGACTAACATCTGCCAGGCAGCTGACAAACAGCTCTTCACACTTGTTGAGTGGGCAAAGAGGATCCCACACTTTTCCTCCTTGCCTCTGGATGACCAGGTCATACTGCTACGGGCAG gctggaACGAGCTCCTCATTGCCTCCTTCTCTCACCGATCCATCGATGTCCGAGACGGCATCCTCCTCGCCACAGGTCTTCACGTGCACCGCAACTCAGCCCATTCCGCAGGCGTGGGAGCCATCTTTGATCG GTCCCTCTCCAGGGTGCTGACAGAGCTAGTGTCCAAAATGCGTGACATGAGGATGGACAAGACAGAACTTGGCTGCCTGAGGGCAATCATTCTGTTCAATCCAGGTAAGAGGAGGATTACCCCCGTCTCTCAAGACCAAGGCAGCCTTGGAGCCTCCTCTTCTTCGGAGACTCCTAAGTTACCCAGCTATCCCCCTCAACCTAGAAATCTCACAGCTGACCAAGAAGAACCCACATCTGCTGATAACATTCCCTTTGCAACCCCATCCCTCAAACCCATTGTGCCCTGCTTCCCTTGCCAGGCATCTGGTGAAGGGCGTGTAGGTGGGGCCCAAGAGGGACATCGTGTGGGCCACACCTCCACATTTGTCCTGATTTGA
- the RXRB gene encoding retinoic acid receptor RXR-beta isoform X3, translating into MSWAARPPFLPQRHAAGQCGPVGVRKEMHCGVASRWRRRRPWLDPAAAAAAAVAAGEQQTPEPEPGEAGRDGMGDSGRDSRSPDSSSPNPLPQGAAPPSPPGPPLPPSAAASLGGSGAPPPPPMPPPPLGSPFPVISSSMGSPGLPPPAPPGFSGPVSSPQINSTVSLPGGGSGPPEDVKPPVLGVRGLHCPPPPGGPGAGKRLCAICGDRSSGKHYGVYSCEGCKGFFKRTIRKDLTYSCRDNKDCTVDKRQRNRCQYCRYQKCLATGMKREAVQEERQRGKDKDGDGEGAGGAPEEMPVDRILEAELAVEQKSDQGVEGPGGTAGSGSSPNDPVTNICQAADKQLFTLVEWAKRIPHFSSLPLDDQVILLRAGWNELLIASFSHRSIDVRDGILLATGLHVHRNSAHSAGVGAIFDRVLTELVSKMRDMRMDKTELGCLRAIILFNPDAKGLSNPSEVEVLREKVYASLETYCKQKYPEQQGRFAKLLLRLPALRSIGLKCLEHLFFFKLIGDTPIDTFLMEMLEAPHQLA; encoded by the exons ATGTCTTGGGCTGCTCGCCCGCCCTTCCTCCCCCAGCGGCATGCCGCAGGGCAGTGTGGGCCGGTGGGGGTGCGAAAAGAAATGCATTGTGGGGTCGCGTCCCGGTGGCGGCGGCGACGGCCCTGGCTGGATCCcgcagcagcagcggcggcggcggtggcagcCGGAGAACAACAAACCCCGGAGCCGGAGCCGGGGGAGGCTGGACGGGACGGGATGGGCGACAGCGGGCGGG ACTCCCGAAGCCCAGACAGTTCCTCTCCAAATCCCCTTCCCCAGGGGGccgctcccccttctcctccgGGGCCACCCTTACCCCCTTCAGCAGCTGCATCCCTTGGAGGCTCTGgggctccacccccacccccgatgCCACCCCCGCCACTGGGCTCCCCCTTCCCGGTCATCAGCTCTTCCATGGGGTCCCCTGGTCTGCCCCCTCCAGCTCCCCCAGGATTCTCCGGGCCTGTCAGCAGTCCCCAG ATTAACTCAACAGTGTCGCTCCCTGGGGGTGGGTCTGGCCCCCCTGAAGATGTGAAGCCACCAGTCTTAGGGGTCCGGGGCCTGCACTGTCCACCCCCTCCAGGTGGCCCTGGGGCTGGCAAACGTCTATGTGCAATCTGCGGGGACCGAAGCTCAG GCAAACACTACGGGGTTTACAGCTGTGAGGGCTGCAAAGGCTTCTTCAAGCGCACCATCCGTAAGGACCTGACCTACTCGTGCCGGGACAACAAGGACTGCACGGTGGACAAGCGCCAGCGGAACCGCTGTCAGTACTGCCGCTATCAGAAGTGCCTGGCCACAGGCATGAAGAGGGAGG CGGTACAGGAGGAGCGTCAGCGGGGAAAGGAcaaggatggggatggggagggggctgggggagccccCGAGGAGATGCCTGTGGACAGGATCCTGGAGGCAGAGCTTGCTGTGGAGCAGAAGAGTGACCAGGGCGTTGAGGGTCCTGGGGGAACCGCGGGTAGCGGCAGCAGC ccAAATGACCCTGTGACTAACATCTGCCAGGCAGCTGACAAACAGCTCTTCACACTTGTTGAGTGGGCAAAGAGGATCCCACACTTTTCCTCCTTGCCTCTGGATGACCAGGTCATACTGCTACGGGCAG gctggaACGAGCTCCTCATTGCCTCCTTCTCTCACCGATCCATCGATGTCCGAGACGGCATCCTCCTCGCCACAGGTCTTCACGTGCACCGCAACTCAGCCCATTCCGCAGGCGTGGGAGCCATCTTTGATCG GGTGCTGACAGAGCTAGTGTCCAAAATGCGTGACATGAGGATGGACAAGACAGAACTTGGCTGCCTGAGGGCAATCATTCTGTTCAATCCAG ATGCCAAGGGCCTCTCCAACCCCAGCGAGGTAGAGGTCCTGCGGGAGAAAGTGTACGCGTCCCTGGAGACCTATTGCAAACAGAAGTACCCTGAGCAGCAGGGCCG GTTTGCCAAGCTGCTCTTGCGTCTTCCTGCTCTCAGGTCCATAGGCCTTAAGTGTCTAGAGCATCTGTTTTTCTTCAAGCTCATTGGTGACACCCCCATCGACACCTTCCTCATGGAGATGCTTGAGGCTCCCCACCAGCTGGCCTGA
- the RXRB gene encoding retinoic acid receptor RXR-beta isoform X2, whose product MSWAARPPFLPQRHAAGQCGPVGVRKEMHCGVASRWRRRRPWLDPAAAAAAAVAAGEQQTPEPEPGEAGRDGMGDSGRDSRSPDSSSPNPLPQGAAPPSPPGPPLPPSAAASLGGSGAPPPPPMPPPPLGSPFPVISSSMGSPGLPPPAPPGFSGPVSSPQINSTVSLPGGGSGPPEDVKPPVLGVRGLHCPPPPGGPGAGKRLCAICGDRSSGKHYGVYSCEGCKGFFKRTIRKDLTYSCRDNKDCTVDKRQRNRCQYCRYQKCLATGMKREAVQEERQRGKDKDGDGEGAGGAPEEMPVDRILEAELAVEQKSDQGVEGPGGTAGSGSSPNDPVTNICQAADKQLFTLVEWAKRIPHFSSLPLDDQVILLRAGWNELLIASFSHRSIDVRDGILLATGLHVHRNSAHSAGVGAIFDRSLSRVLTELVSKMRDMRMDKTELGCLRAIILFNPDAKGLSNPSEVEVLREKVYASLETYCKQKYPEQQGRFAKLLLRLPALRSIGLKCLEHLFFFKLIGDTPIDTFLMEMLEAPHQLA is encoded by the exons ATGTCTTGGGCTGCTCGCCCGCCCTTCCTCCCCCAGCGGCATGCCGCAGGGCAGTGTGGGCCGGTGGGGGTGCGAAAAGAAATGCATTGTGGGGTCGCGTCCCGGTGGCGGCGGCGACGGCCCTGGCTGGATCCcgcagcagcagcggcggcggcggtggcagcCGGAGAACAACAAACCCCGGAGCCGGAGCCGGGGGAGGCTGGACGGGACGGGATGGGCGACAGCGGGCGGG ACTCCCGAAGCCCAGACAGTTCCTCTCCAAATCCCCTTCCCCAGGGGGccgctcccccttctcctccgGGGCCACCCTTACCCCCTTCAGCAGCTGCATCCCTTGGAGGCTCTGgggctccacccccacccccgatgCCACCCCCGCCACTGGGCTCCCCCTTCCCGGTCATCAGCTCTTCCATGGGGTCCCCTGGTCTGCCCCCTCCAGCTCCCCCAGGATTCTCCGGGCCTGTCAGCAGTCCCCAG ATTAACTCAACAGTGTCGCTCCCTGGGGGTGGGTCTGGCCCCCCTGAAGATGTGAAGCCACCAGTCTTAGGGGTCCGGGGCCTGCACTGTCCACCCCCTCCAGGTGGCCCTGGGGCTGGCAAACGTCTATGTGCAATCTGCGGGGACCGAAGCTCAG GCAAACACTACGGGGTTTACAGCTGTGAGGGCTGCAAAGGCTTCTTCAAGCGCACCATCCGTAAGGACCTGACCTACTCGTGCCGGGACAACAAGGACTGCACGGTGGACAAGCGCCAGCGGAACCGCTGTCAGTACTGCCGCTATCAGAAGTGCCTGGCCACAGGCATGAAGAGGGAGG CGGTACAGGAGGAGCGTCAGCGGGGAAAGGAcaaggatggggatggggagggggctgggggagccccCGAGGAGATGCCTGTGGACAGGATCCTGGAGGCAGAGCTTGCTGTGGAGCAGAAGAGTGACCAGGGCGTTGAGGGTCCTGGGGGAACCGCGGGTAGCGGCAGCAGC ccAAATGACCCTGTGACTAACATCTGCCAGGCAGCTGACAAACAGCTCTTCACACTTGTTGAGTGGGCAAAGAGGATCCCACACTTTTCCTCCTTGCCTCTGGATGACCAGGTCATACTGCTACGGGCAG gctggaACGAGCTCCTCATTGCCTCCTTCTCTCACCGATCCATCGATGTCCGAGACGGCATCCTCCTCGCCACAGGTCTTCACGTGCACCGCAACTCAGCCCATTCCGCAGGCGTGGGAGCCATCTTTGATCG GTCCCTCTCCAGGGTGCTGACAGAGCTAGTGTCCAAAATGCGTGACATGAGGATGGACAAGACAGAACTTGGCTGCCTGAGGGCAATCATTCTGTTCAATCCAG ATGCCAAGGGCCTCTCCAACCCCAGCGAGGTAGAGGTCCTGCGGGAGAAAGTGTACGCGTCCCTGGAGACCTATTGCAAACAGAAGTACCCTGAGCAGCAGGGCCG GTTTGCCAAGCTGCTCTTGCGTCTTCCTGCTCTCAGGTCCATAGGCCTTAAGTGTCTAGAGCATCTGTTTTTCTTCAAGCTCATTGGTGACACCCCCATCGACACCTTCCTCATGGAGATGCTTGAGGCTCCCCACCAGCTGGCCTGA